TCCTGTGACTGGGGCATGGCCCAGCCGGTATCATCGATCCCAACAGTTTCATGGAGTTCTCACAGACCATGCTGTCCCTCTTCATTCTCCTGTTCATCGTGCTTTGCGCCCTGGTCCTTTTCATCGGCGGCTGGCTGCCTGCGGACGTGGTCGGGATCATGGTCCTCGCCGCCCTGGCCCTGACCGGAATGGCGGCCATGGTCGTCGGAGACTGCCTGACCATGGAGGAGGCCTACCACTCCATCGAATGGAAAGTGATCTTTCTCATCGCCGGCATGCTCCCGCTGGGCATGGCCATTGAGAACACCGGGGCGGCGCAGATGGGGGCCGAGGCACTCATAGGCATGGTCGGCGACCTCGGCCCGCGCTGGGTCGTGGCCGCGCTGTTTGGGGTGACGGTACTCGGCACGCAGGTCATTCCCACTGCTGCCCTGGTGGTGCTCATGGCACCGGTGGCCCTCGGCGCGGCTTCGACACTGGGCATCTCACCGCAACTCCTGATGATGACCGTGGCCATGGCCGCTTCAGCGAGCTTCGCGAGCCCCCTGTCACACCCGGCGCATCTGCTGGTCATGGGCCCCGGCGGATACAAGTTCATGGACTATGTAAAAGTCGGCGCACCGCTGACTCTTGTGGTCATGGCCGTGTCGGTCTGGCTGCTGCCCATGCTTTGGCCAGCATGAGCCCGCACGGCATAGACAACCGGTCTGCGCCCTGCTTCATCGCAAGCCAAGCTTACGCTCATTGCCGCGAATATGGCTCAACATACTCAAACGCGTGATAAATTCCCACACCGGGTATTCTCCAGATGATGCTTCTTGCCTGTCCAAGCATCCGTATCGCTGCCTCACGCCGCACGAAAATGCTTGCGATTCAAAATGAAGACCAACCAAGCAGTGACCATTTGGATCGCCACGGCCAGGGCTGAAATCGTCCAATACCCAAGCGAAAACTTGGCGATCAGGCCTGC
This DNA window, taken from Desulfomicrobium sp. ZS1, encodes the following:
- a CDS encoding SLC13 family permease translates to MEFSQTMLSLFILLFIVLCALVLFIGGWLPADVVGIMVLAALALTGMAAMVVGDCLTMEEAYHSIEWKVIFLIAGMLPLGMAIENTGAAQMGAEALIGMVGDLGPRWVVAALFGVTVLGTQVIPTAALVVLMAPVALGAASTLGISPQLLMMTVAMAASASFASPLSHPAHLLVMGPGGYKFMDYVKVGAPLTLVVMAVSVWLLPMLWPA